The nucleotide window TCCGACCCGCCACTGTTGACTCACTCCCTCACTCTCCCGAGTCAACTCGCCGCCGAGCCCGTCCAGATCGTCGCCGCCCCCCACATCTCCTCCTCCCAGTTCAGGCCAGTCACGCTTTTCCCTTCCTTGTTCTTCAGAAAAGTCTAAAACTTCGGATATAAACTGAACCCAAGTATTCATAATGATGGTAAAACGTTGCAGGAGCGCTATTGATTCGTCTTTGTTTAAGCAGTGGCTGAAGAACATGGAGAGTGAAACTGGGATTCTACGCGACGGTTCTTTGGCTCTGAAACGAGTTCTAATTCAGGTGATCCAGTCCTTCTTTAAAGTGGTTGAATTGATTTGGTTTTGATAAGTTCTTAGTCTTGGAACTGATCAGTTGGGTTATAATAGGGTGTGGATATGTTTGGAAAGAGGATTGGGTTTCTGAAGTTTGAAGCAGATGTGATTGATAAAGAAACAGGGGAAAAGGTATCTAGTCATATACATACTTGTCTTTTTTATTCTAATGGTATATTTTGGTGGCCATAGTTGTTGATTTGTTTGTTGTGAAACTAAAACAGATTTAGGTTCCAGGTATTGTGTTTGCACGCGGACCGGCTGTAGCTGTGCTTATACTTTTGGAATCGGAGGGCAAGGCTTATGCTATTCTTACTGAACAGGTAGCTCttcatttcattttggtgtTTTAGAGTATCTGTTATGACATTATGATGCTTTACTTAAATCGGAAAATCATGTTCATCCTAATTCCTATATTATCACAAAAAGAAATTACGGCATTGTActtccatgtaatcaaaccctattaAAAATTGTTGCATATCGAAGGTTAGAGTACCTGTTGGAAGGATCATACTGGAGTTGCCTGCTGGAATGTTGGATGATGACAAGGGTGATTTTCTCGGCACCGCAATCCgtgaggtctctctctctctctcaatatgtatatatgtataatgCCATGTATATTTGCTGTGTCATATCTCTTTCTGCTTGTATTTTGGAAAGTTCATGTAATCAGCTGAAAATTAATTTAGATTCAGCTTGTGTTTTGGTTATTAAAAAGATTATTGTTCCAATAATATATGATGGTTGCTTGAGCCAAAAAAGACGGGTGGTTGGTTATAGTTTATGGCTATCCATATCCATCATCACCACAAAACCATAAGCTTTTTAGTGATCAATAATATGCTTTTCCTCCGGCCCCTGTGTCTTGGAGAGTTttattacttgtttatatatttttcctCTCTTTAACTTGGTACTGGTTTTCTCCTTTTTGTTTCGTCCTCAGAAAAACCAATCTAGTTTCTTTACAAGGTACTCTTGAGATTCATTACTGCTTGTTCTTGCTTATGCAAATATGCCTTGTTCAATACTCTTATTTTTCCTACTTGTCTTTGTATATTTCTATCGATCCTGAGTATGTTGCTTTTTAGAATCttttgaaattttatttgtttgactGTTTTCTGCTTCTTTTGATAATCAACAGTCAAGTACTAAGTGTAAGATGCAAGTTTTACAACTTTAACCTAAAGCTAAGTTACATTATTCTTATTATAACACTCCAGGTGGAAGAAGAGACTGGCATATGCCTAAAACAAGAAGACTAATCAACTCTTGTAATGATTATATTCAGTTTTGTAGCCTTGAGTTACGTCTTCTTAATTTTTCACATTTACAGACTAATCAACTCTTGTAACGAACAAGTAGTATGTGTTTTATTCCAACATTGGTAGGTAAGCTGGATTTCAGGATCCTCATTTCAAGAGCATTGTTCAGTTATGTTGTTCATTTGTAAACACTTGACAGCTACTTGTGTCATTTTATGCTTGAACTTTGGTAAGACCTGTTATGCTAATTTGTTCCTCTGTTTTGTATATCCAGAGCAGGACATTTTGAACCTCCCTACCTTGTATTTGCTttattctaaatctttcaacCTGCTTCACTTCTCCAATTGTTTCTCtagcttgttttgaacaaatctCAAAAACCTTTGTTCTTATCTTTTTAAGATAAAATTTGCATTGCTTCTGTGTTATCATGTAAAGTTGGAATAGATATCTAGAAGGGAAATTTGTAATGTTTTTGTCTGTTTCTCCTTTGGTTATTGTCACAGTGGCCCAAGCAGAGCTAGTATATGCACCACACCATTGCATTCCCACTTGGTTAATGTGGGGTTTGCTAAAGTGTAGCATCTTCCATATAACAGGAAAGTGACTAACTCATTGATTGATCTGGGAGTCACTAAGACTCACACCAAACCACATGTTCAAGATATAAAGTCACTAAACTACATCAATTTAGGTCATAGGGAAGCGAGAGATTGCTCTTTTTTGAGCTCTCTGTTTGATTACTCATAAAGTTGGTGCTTCTGCAGTTGTAGCATCTTTGGTTCTTCAAGGAGTTATCCGTGGTTTTAAGGATACAAAAACTCATCTTATCCAAGTTTTGTGTCCCTTTGTGCATGAACAGTCATTTTCAAAAGATAACCAGTTGTTTAAGTGTTAAGTTGTCTGCTGCCTGTTATTAACTGATAAGCTGTATGAAGTTATAGCTTATAATATACCTTCATTTCATGGTCAATCCTTTGAGGAGTTGTATTATTGGCATGCAAGTGCTATTAGCTCAGTTACAGCCATTCAATTTTTCAGATTATACAAGTTCTGATTGAAATCTTATTGCAAGTCTAAGAGTTTAGAGTATTCCAGGTTGCAGATGAACTTGTAGCAGAGTTTTCTGACCCTATCAATGGTGTCACATCCCCTGATCAAATTGACGAGGTGCACATTGAAGTGGCTGATTATATACAGAGTTTGATGTAGGAATGTGACTGCCAAGATGTTTTTTTAGTAAGGCTAGCTAGTTTTGGCTTTGAAGCAAAGCTTGGTGTGAAACTTTTGTACATTGTTGCTCGTATGTTTCCAAGCTAGCTTTTGTAAGTTTAGGggtttattttgtgaattatgttgaatcatgaatttggaaagaaaattaatgggaAAGCCCCTTATTTTGGATGATGAGAAATGCAATTTTTTCCCAGCAATAGCTAAATGCAAACTTTTCACATCATACTTGTCAAAGTGAAGTGAAGTGTATTAAAGCATAATAAAACAGTAATGCCAAGGAAAACGAAGTCTGttgagagattagaaatcagtaTCAAAAATGAAAT belongs to Rosa chinensis cultivar Old Blush chromosome 4, RchiOBHm-V2, whole genome shotgun sequence and includes:
- the LOC112197565 gene encoding nudix hydrolase 14, chloroplastic isoform X2, with the protein product MSLIPRTTLTLTLTLPRTLLALRSFSCKMSSDPPLLTHSLTLPSQLAAEPVQIVAAPHISSSQFRSAIDSSLFKQWLKNMESETGILRDGSLALKRVLIQGVDMFGKRIGFLKFEADVIDKETGEKVPGIVFARGPAVAVLILLESEGKAYAILTEQVRVPVGRIILELPAGMLDDDKGDFLGTAIREVEEETGICLKQED
- the LOC112197565 gene encoding nudix hydrolase 14, chloroplastic isoform X1 encodes the protein MSLIPRTTLTLTLTLPRTLLALRSFSCKMSSDPPLLTHSLTLPSQLAAEPVQIVAAPHISSSQFRSAIDSSLFKQWLKNMESETGILRDGSLALKRVLIQGVDMFGKRIGFLKFEADVIDKETGEKVPGIVFARGPAVAVLILLESEGKAYAILTEQVRVPVGRIILELPAGMLDDDKGDFLGTAIREVADELVAEFSDPINGVTSPDQIDEVHIEVADYIQSLM
- the LOC112197565 gene encoding nudix hydrolase 14, chloroplastic isoform X3, yielding MSLIPRTTLTLTLTLPRTLLALRSFSCKMSSDPPLLTHSLTLPSQLAAEPVQIVAAPHISSSQFRSAIDSSLFKQWLKNMESETGILRDGSLALKRVLIQGVDMFGKRIGFLKFEADVIDKETGEKVPGIVFARGPAVAVLILLESEGKAYAILTEQVRVPVGRIILELPAGMLDDDKGDFLGTAIREMNL